From the Conexivisphaerales archaeon genome, the window AAGCACCCGAGTCTGACATATGCTCCTTCTCATTCTTTTCCATAGCTACCGAATTTATGATATTCTACGTCCTCCCTTTTGACTGCTACCAATGTTTCGGAAGAAACGAGGTTAACTCTCCCCATAAGCAATTCTATGACAGATTTTTCATCGGGAGACTCGAATATCA encodes:
- a CDS encoding GYD domain-containing protein, with product MAKFKEQPSKQDADMLRQEARKRNIKVLAHYITLGRYDEVVIFESPDEKSVIELLMGRVNLVSSETLVAVKREDVEYHKFGSYGKE